A genomic window from Streptococcus sanguinis includes:
- a CDS encoding DUF3042 family protein, with product MAKGFGKGVLTGVAATVAAVAGAVYAVKKKVIEPEEQKAAFIEENRKKAARKRVAH from the coding sequence ATGGCTAAAGGATTTGGAAAAGGCGTTCTTACAGGAGTTGCAGCTACTGTTGCTGCTGTGGCAGGCGCAGTATATGCTGTCAAGAAAAAAGTCATCGAACCTGAAGAACAAAAAGCGGCTTTCATCGAAGAAAACCGTAAAAAAGCAGCTCGCAAACGTGTAGCACACTAA
- a CDS encoding ComC/BlpC family leader-containing pheromone/bacteriocin: protein MATQTISQFDVMDENMLAAVEGGGFGYACLGYGAASFAAGASAIGAAATGAGLPVAIYLGAQALATGATLLACLP, encoded by the coding sequence ATGGCTACACAAACAATTTCACAATTTGATGTGATGGACGAAAACATGTTAGCTGCAGTTGAAGGTGGCGGATTTGGCTATGCTTGCTTAGGTTATGGTGCAGCGTCGTTTGCTGCTGGAGCGTCAGCGATTGGTGCAGCAGCTACAGGTGCGGGCTTGCCTGTCGCAATATATCTTGGAGCTCAAGCATTGGCAACAGGAGCTACTTTGTTGGCTTGTTTGCCATAA